The genomic stretch TGGAGACACAAAGCAAGTTCAAACAACCAATGGCAAAAATCGTTTCGTTTGACGAAGAATCCAGACGTTCATTGGAGCGGGGGGTCAATGCCCTAGCTGATGCTGTACGTATTACCCTTGGTCCAAAAGGTCGTAATGTGCTTCTGGAAAAACAGTATGGGGCACCCCAGATTGTCAATGATGGTATTACCGTTGCCAAAGAGATTGAACTGGAAGACCCCTTAGAAAATACTGGCGCTAGACTGATTCAAGAAGTCGCATCCAAGACTAAAGACGTTGCTGGGGATGGCACTACCACAGCTACCATTCTGGCTCAAGCCATGATTCGGGAAGGTCTTAAGAATGTCGCAGCTGGGGCAAATCCTGTAGCTGTGCGCCGAGGAATCGAGAAAACTGTTGCCGAGCTGGTCACAGAGATTGAGGCAATGGCACAGCCGGTTCAGGGAACTGGGATCGCTCAAGTTGCTACAGTCTCCGCCGGTAACGATCAAGAAGTGGGTGACATGATTGCCCAAGCCATGGAAAAGGTCACCAAAGATGGTGTGATCACCGTTGAAGAATCCAAATCCCTATCGACCGAATTAGAGGTAGTGGAAGGGATGCAGATCGATCGGGGTTATATTTCCCCTTACTTCGTGACCGATAACGAACGGATGACAGTGGAATTTGAAAACCCCTACATCCTGATTACCGATAAAAAGATTAGTGTTATCCAGGATTTGGTACCGGTTCTGGAAAAAGTAGCTCGTGCCGGTCAACCGTTGCTGATTATTTCCGAAGATCTAGAAGGAGAAGCCTTGGCAACTCTGGTTGTAAATAAGGCTAGGGGTGTATTGAATGCTGCAGCCGTTAAGGCACCAGGATTTGGCGATCGCCGCAAG from Moorena sp. SIOASIH encodes the following:
- the groL gene encoding chaperonin GroEL (60 kDa chaperone family; promotes refolding of misfolded polypeptides especially under stressful conditions; forms two stacked rings of heptamers to form a barrel-shaped 14mer; ends can be capped by GroES; misfolded proteins enter the barrel where they are refolded when GroES binds), whose translation is MAKIVSFDEESRRSLERGVNALADAVRITLGPKGRNVLLEKQYGAPQIVNDGITVAKEIELEDPLENTGARLIQEVASKTKDVAGDGTTTATILAQAMIREGLKNVAAGANPVAVRRGIEKTVAELVTEIEAMAQPVQGTGIAQVATVSAGNDQEVGDMIAQAMEKVTKDGVITVEESKSLSTELEVVEGMQIDRGYISPYFVTDNERMTVEFENPYILITDKKISVIQDLVPVLEKVARAGQPLLIISEDLEGEALATLVVNKARGVLNAAAVKAPGFGDRRKQMLQDIAVLSGGQVISEDVGLSLDTVSLDMLGNATKVSIDKDSTTIVAGGQTKADVEKRVEQIRRQLAETDSEYDKEKLQERIAKLAGGVAVIKVGAATETELKDRKLRIEDALNATKAAVDEGIVPGGGTTLIRLIEKIPALTNDLEEEEKVGATIVAKSLEAPLSQMADNAGVEGSVIVEKVRESTGNVGYNAATDTLEDLIAAGIIDPAKVVRSSLQNAASIAGMVLTTEALVVEKPEPKSAAPAPDMGGMGGMGGMGGMGGMGGMGMM